One segment of Erigeron canadensis isolate Cc75 chromosome 2, C_canadensis_v1, whole genome shotgun sequence DNA contains the following:
- the LOC122586354 gene encoding germin-like protein 9-3, translating into MGQAGNVFLVFFFFLVCLFSILRIASAGDPDILTDFEAPNNTIDANYFTFKGMRQLVGGEYPTNFTALKVSMNEFPALAGLSVSYAVLEFPAGSVNPVHIHPRATELIFLVQGSLQVGFVDTTNTLYKQCLQVGDTFVFPKGLVHFQYNNDTKEPALAISAFGSANAGTQAIPTSVFNASIFEGILDASFHAKRATIQKIEAGLKA; encoded by the exons ttttggttttttttttttttttagtatgcCTTTTTAG TATACTTCGTATAGCAAGTGCCGGAGACCCTGACATTCTAACTGATTTTGAGGCCCCAAACAACACAATCGATGCCAATTACTTCACGTTTAAGGGAATGCGTCAGCTGGTTGGTGGCGAGTATCCAACAAATTTTACGGCATTGAAAGTGAGCATGAATGAGTTTCCAGCGCTTGCGGGTTTAAGTGTGTCATATGCGGTACTCGAGTTCCCTGCAGGGTCGGTCAATCCGGTCCACATCCATCCTAGGGCGACAGAGCTTATATTTCTCGTTCAAGGAAGTCTCCAAGTAGGGTTTGTGGATACTACTAATACGCTATATAAACAATGTCTTCAAGTAGGAGATACATTTGTGTTTCCTAAAGGACTTGTACACTTCCAGTATAACAATGATACTAAGGAACCAGCGTTGGCAATTTCCGCTTTTGGAAGTGCCAACGCTGGTACCCAGGCTATTCCTACTAGTGTTTTTAATGCTAGTATCTTTGAGGGTATTTTGGATGCATCTTTTCATGCTAAAAGGGCGACTATACAAAAGATTGAAGCCGGGCTTAAGGCGTAA